From a single Bacteroidales bacterium genomic region:
- a CDS encoding LytTR family DNA-binding domain-containing protein, whose product MNVLIIEDEKIAANNLEKMLHQIDKKIFIQKKIDSIESAVKWLLNNETDLIFLDIHLADGLCFKIFEQTEIKTPIIFTTAYDQYAIRAFKVNSIDYLLKPIEIQELEQSIEKFKELNQKQKTNLIDYNSLIEILSKKVEYQERFIVRYAQKIKSIKTTDIAYFFIDAENVFLCTKDNNNYPIDYSLDKLENILNPKDFFRINRQFIVNISSIENMYPLSKSRIKIELNPKHGIETIVSYNRMSDFRKWLNV is encoded by the coding sequence ATGAACGTATTAATAATAGAAGACGAAAAGATTGCAGCAAATAATTTGGAAAAGATGCTACATCAAATTGATAAAAAAATATTTATTCAAAAAAAAATTGATTCTATAGAAAGTGCCGTAAAATGGTTACTTAATAATGAAACCGATTTAATATTTCTTGACATTCATCTTGCTGACGGACTTTGTTTTAAAATTTTTGAGCAAACAGAAATTAAAACACCGATTATTTTTACTACAGCTTATGACCAATATGCAATCAGGGCATTCAAAGTTAACAGTATAGATTATTTATTAAAACCAATTGAAATTCAAGAATTAGAACAAAGCATAGAAAAATTCAAAGAATTAAATCAAAAACAAAAAACAAATTTAATTGATTATAATTCATTAATTGAAATTTTAAGTAAAAAAGTTGAATACCAAGAAAGATTTATTGTTCGCTATGCACAAAAAATAAAAAGTATAAAAACAACTGATATTGCATATTTTTTTATTGATGCCGAAAATGTTTTCCTTTGCACAAAAGATAACAACAACTACCCTATTGATTATTCTCTCGATAAATTAGAAAATATTCTTAACCCAAAAGACTTTTTCAGAATTAATCGTCAGTTTATAGTTAATATTTCTTCTATTGAAAATATGTATCCCTTATCAAAAAGCAGAATTAAAATTGAATTGAACCCAAAACACGGTATTGAAACAATTGTGAGCTATAACAGAATGAGTGATTTCAGGAAGTGGCTGAATGTTTAA
- a CDS encoding PDZ domain-containing protein, with protein sequence MKIFLSIVLLVSFSQISNSQELKRRAYLGVYGTEITDSVAGIYNIKSGINIDSLKNISLTKKHKLKPADIIVSINGTDIKTLQDLSRQVSLSRESDKVNFKIIRKGKVKKISGIYPAFPYEKSETHEIIYDKFEFDNGNIRVIIDKPKGQGKFPSILFIQGYTCSSIDNVGDKHPYIQLVKGLCDKGYVVMRIEKPGIGDCSNVSECNDIGFKTETEAFLKGLQKLKSYDFVDTSKVFIWGHSLGGIVAPIIANREKVKGVIVYGTTLKPWREYLVEMFRVQNPIMGVDFVENENNMLDYYKIIHALFIDKNKPSLIAKDTALSTIFKEVMYYDGEERIWGRNYKAFVEIDDYNLTEYWSKTDADVLVFWADADIEAFSRYDHETIVDVVNRYHPGKGKFMLMKNTTHAFAKVESMQHGIENRTWKYMTENFNEEIIFKTDEWIKELIK encoded by the coding sequence ATGAAAATCTTTCTTTCAATAGTATTACTTGTATCTTTCTCTCAAATAAGTAATTCACAGGAATTAAAACGAAGAGCATATCTTGGGGTTTACGGAACAGAAATTACTGATTCTGTTGCCGGTATTTATAATATCAAATCAGGAATTAATATTGACAGTTTGAAAAATATCAGCCTTACGAAGAAGCATAAATTAAAACCTGCCGACATTATAGTAAGTATCAACGGTACTGATATAAAAACTTTGCAGGATTTAAGCCGGCAAGTTTCATTAAGCAGGGAGAGCGATAAGGTCAATTTTAAAATTATCCGAAAAGGAAAAGTGAAAAAAATTTCAGGAATATATCCGGCATTTCCTTATGAAAAATCTGAAACACATGAGATTATATATGATAAATTTGAATTTGACAACGGAAATATTCGAGTAATTATTGATAAACCCAAAGGACAGGGTAAATTTCCTTCAATTTTATTTATTCAGGGTTACACTTGTAGTTCTATTGATAATGTTGGCGACAAACACCCTTATATACAGTTAGTTAAAGGCTTATGCGATAAGGGTTATGTAGTTATGCGTATTGAAAAACCCGGGATTGGTGATTGCAGCAATGTTTCAGAATGCAATGATATTGGTTTTAAGACTGAAACAGAAGCTTTTCTAAAAGGCTTACAAAAATTAAAATCTTATGATTTTGTTGATACGAGTAAAGTTTTCATCTGGGGGCATTCATTAGGAGGAATAGTTGCACCGATTATTGCAAACCGGGAAAAAGTAAAAGGCGTAATTGTTTACGGAACAACTTTAAAACCATGGAGAGAATATCTTGTTGAGATGTTTAGAGTGCAAAATCCCATTATGGGAGTTGACTTTGTAGAAAACGAAAACAACATGTTAGATTATTACAAAATTATTCACGCATTATTTATTGATAAAAATAAACCCTCATTAATCGCAAAGGATACTGCTTTGTCAACTATTTTTAAAGAAGTGATGTACTACGACGGTGAAGAAAGGATTTGGGGACGAAATTATAAAGCATTTGTAGAAATTGATGATTACAATTTAACGGAATATTGGAGTAAAACAGATGCCGATGTTCTTGTATTTTGGGCTGATGCAGATATTGAGGCTTTTTCAAGATACGACCATGAAACTATTGTAGATGTTGTAAACCGGTATCATCCCGGTAAAGGAAAATTTATGCTTATGAAAAATACAACACATGCCTTTGCAAAAGTTGAATCTATGCAACACGGCATTGAAAACAGAACTTGGAAATATATGACCGAAAATTTTAATGAAGAAATTATATTTAAAACAGATGAATGGATAAAGGAATTAATTAAATAA
- a CDS encoding GNAT family N-acetyltransferase — protein sequence MIIRKIKHNEIDFLKEMLYTALYVPEGQPPFPKSILNHPDISKYIENWGTLKNDLALVAVINNEPIGAIWGRTFSKSKAGYGFIDEKTPEICMAVKEKYRNKGIGSKLIDEISKIYLSKGSKSISLSVDKLNKASLLYKRKGFLVVGKDKDNDFIMKKILKKME from the coding sequence ATGATAATCAGAAAAATTAAACATAATGAAATTGACTTTCTGAAAGAAATGCTTTATACGGCTCTTTATGTTCCGGAAGGTCAGCCTCCGTTTCCAAAATCAATTTTAAATCATCCTGATATATCAAAGTATATTGAAAATTGGGGGACGCTCAAAAACGACCTCGCACTTGTAGCTGTAATCAATAATGAACCTATTGGTGCAATTTGGGGAAGAACATTCAGCAAATCCAAAGCAGGATATGGGTTTATTGATGAAAAAACACCGGAAATTTGTATGGCAGTTAAAGAAAAGTATAGAAATAAGGGGATTGGGTCAAAGCTAATTGACGAAATTTCCAAAATATATTTATCAAAGGGATCCAAATCAATTTCTTTGAGTGTGGATAAACTAAACAAAGCAAGCTTACTTTATAAAAGAAAGGGATTTTTAGTAGTGGGAAAGGATAAAGATAATGATTTTATAATGAAAAAGATTTTAAAGAAAATGGAATAG
- a CDS encoding HEAT repeat domain-containing protein produces the protein MTKKHIILLLTALIITSFYSCKKPAPLSEFQKNIKDLSDKDPEIRAGAAYKLGETGDHLLIPELLPVLLKALNDTDLEVRRAVINSLFEVRAVRAIPELMLLANNKDEEVSIRCDALTVSVILWIRNKTNYDLLPNIIKLYHDADEQLRISVLESLIESRDHRAFEIISNAVKDKSSEVRIAALNSLLRMEDVSGLPAVISCLDDSDPNVRNIAVQVLIIGGESSIPYLKEMLNDKEYFVVINSAVILNKLGNESGIPVIKNMLKDKNPKVCLIAAMVLFEEIGDKSGIPVLIELLNNEDDAVKITAISLLKMGNTKAVNALIPVLTDKNPEIQTQAALTLGEIGNVSCVPFLISALKNDTDSAFRVAIVQALGQLPGKASLEALKGTLYDHSLSVRISSVKSLSRVGNSDIIPLLNTILLKEDEPVKIKMDIIKLYKANDYKQTSNILAKLLKNEDSDLCAISTSILGEWGEKAYFNDIKELLKSKDPKIRANAILSLSKMGDSSVALSIANHLKDKTEDKQIRELSAICIGQIGNKEVLPILINVVKDKKDIKSVRNSAIHALGSLKDKNAVPVLIDILKNDKDLVLVSSATQSLGFIKDKTASAFIIPLLNSDINTIRLTALGALTELKDSTTVPALMKLLLKKITTDKTIDYETELICELLGDIKDKRAIPLLKEIWKHKSSTLKPSVAKALYQLGETYTIQYIRELATENENIRLQVWAIRTLGELGDKSALETVVGGLKSSDYSVREEAVIALGSLGNESSTVILEKMLNKEDVLSDVNIFESIARLENKSERIINMLKNENDIQVRIKVMEALGRLQNKSALPFLDEIKENDISWEMRKKASETIKQINAVES, from the coding sequence ATGACAAAAAAACATATCATTTTATTATTAACAGCCCTGATAATTACTTCATTTTATTCATGTAAGAAACCCGCCCCTTTATCAGAGTTTCAGAAAAATATAAAAGACTTAAGCGACAAAGATCCTGAAATCAGGGCAGGAGCTGCTTATAAATTAGGTGAAACAGGAGATCATTTACTTATACCGGAACTTTTGCCTGTTTTGTTAAAAGCATTGAACGATACTGATTTGGAAGTTCGCAGAGCGGTTATTAATTCCTTATTTGAGGTCAGGGCTGTAAGAGCCATTCCTGAATTAATGTTACTGGCAAATAATAAAGATGAAGAAGTAAGCATAAGATGTGATGCTTTAACTGTTTCTGTAATTTTATGGATAAGAAATAAAACCAATTATGATCTTCTTCCGAATATCATAAAATTATATCATGATGCCGACGAACAACTTCGAATATCTGTTCTGGAATCATTAATTGAGTCAAGAGACCACAGAGCATTTGAAATTATTAGTAATGCAGTAAAAGACAAGTCTTCCGAAGTAAGGATTGCTGCACTTAACAGCCTTTTAAGAATGGAAGATGTTTCCGGTTTACCTGCTGTAATCAGTTGTTTAGACGATTCCGATCCAAATGTCAGAAACATTGCAGTTCAAGTGCTTATTATTGGCGGCGAATCAAGCATCCCGTATTTAAAAGAAATGCTCAACGATAAAGAATATTTTGTAGTTATTAATTCTGCTGTAATATTAAATAAGCTCGGAAACGAATCCGGAATCCCGGTAATAAAAAATATGCTCAAGGATAAAAATCCAAAAGTCTGTCTTATTGCAGCAATGGTTCTTTTTGAAGAAATTGGAGACAAATCAGGCATTCCTGTTTTAATTGAACTGTTAAATAATGAGGATGATGCAGTAAAAATTACAGCAATCAGTTTATTAAAAATGGGTAATACTAAAGCTGTTAATGCATTAATACCGGTGTTAACAGACAAGAATCCTGAGATTCAAACACAAGCGGCTTTAACTCTGGGAGAAATCGGCAATGTTTCATGTGTTCCTTTCCTGATATCTGCATTAAAAAACGATACAGATTCTGCTTTTCGTGTGGCAATAGTTCAGGCACTGGGACAATTACCCGGAAAAGCTTCATTAGAAGCTTTAAAAGGCACATTATATGATCATAGTTTATCTGTACGCATATCTTCGGTCAAGTCTCTTTCCCGTGTGGGCAACAGCGATATAATTCCCTTGCTGAATACAATATTATTGAAAGAGGATGAACCCGTAAAAATCAAAATGGATATCATAAAGCTGTATAAGGCTAATGACTATAAGCAAACTTCAAATATTCTTGCTAAACTGTTAAAAAATGAGGATTCTGACCTTTGTGCCATATCAACATCAATTTTGGGCGAATGGGGTGAAAAGGCATATTTTAATGATATAAAAGAATTATTAAAAAGTAAAGATCCAAAAATTCGAGCAAATGCAATTTTGAGTTTATCCAAAATGGGAGATTCTTCGGTTGCTCTGTCTATTGCAAACCATCTAAAGGACAAGACGGAAGATAAACAAATTCGTGAGCTTTCAGCAATATGTATCGGTCAGATAGGCAACAAAGAGGTCTTACCCATACTTATTAATGTTGTAAAAGATAAAAAAGATATTAAATCCGTACGGAATTCAGCTATTCATGCATTAGGTTCATTAAAAGATAAAAATGCAGTACCTGTTCTTATTGATATATTAAAAAACGACAAAGATCTTGTATTGGTATCTTCGGCCACACAGTCGCTGGGTTTTATAAAAGACAAAACAGCATCAGCCTTTATTATTCCCTTATTAAATTCTGATATAAATACTATCCGGTTAACTGCATTGGGAGCATTAACAGAATTAAAAGACAGTACAACAGTTCCTGCATTAATGAAGTTATTGTTAAAGAAGATAACAACAGATAAAACTATTGATTATGAGACAGAACTCATTTGTGAGTTATTGGGGGATATAAAAGACAAAAGAGCAATACCACTTCTAAAAGAAATATGGAAACATAAAAGTAGTACATTAAAACCGTCAGTTGCAAAGGCTCTGTACCAACTGGGTGAAACTTATACCATTCAATACATAAGAGAACTTGCAACTGAAAATGAAAATATTCGATTACAGGTATGGGCTATACGTACCCTCGGCGAATTAGGAGATAAATCTGCTCTTGAAACAGTAGTCGGAGGATTAAAAAGCAGTGATTACTCTGTTCGTGAGGAGGCTGTAATTGCTTTGGGCAGTCTCGGCAATGAATCAAGCACAGTTATTCTTGAAAAGATGTTAAATAAGGAAGATGTGTTATCAGATGTAAATATTTTTGAATCTATAGCTCGTTTGGAAAATAAATCTGAAAGAATTATAAATATGTTGAAAAATGAAAATGATATACAAGTCAGAATAAAAGTGATGGAAGCCCTCGGCCGATTGCAAAACAAATCTGCTTTACCCTTTCTTGACGAAATAAAAGAAAATGATATATCTTGGGAGATGAGAAAAAAAGCGAGTGAAACTATTAAGCAAATTAATGCTGTTGAATCATGA
- a CDS encoding tetratricopeptide repeat protein, with product MQKLNYTKKVLAIILLLILQATTSAQNRNTTDSLKNITAETSHDTVKIQAYIQLSCEYENYDLDTALYYSDRALKKSLNINYKKGVADAYRQKGILAICFDDYNSADSLINIAISICREINYPEGIIKCFVALSETTYKKGEYRLTLEYLLNALKIAEDNNYKMLKSLVLGNLGLVYLEMGDYEKAIKYNLNILKIFEELNDKRQIANCNLNIGCFYIEIEELNKSMGFFNNALKSFIELNDKRQQSKCFTNIGIVYKKQKKYKEALLNFNKALEIDIINNDTYEISADYNHIGTIYSKFNKNIKANEYFAESLKIKTRLGDKIGMASCYLNIACVETKLKNYKIAEVYCIKSIELYKQNKVLNSQRKALEQLTKIYNLTGQYKKAFNTQNKAIAFKDSLFNIEKIRKITQLEEKYLTGILEKQNLKLKYENKIQQSKIYNHKKTHKIYFTGLFLSLFAVSIILIQYKKKNNAYKFLVKKNINLLNKEKELKDIKEQKIVNKPNNNKKTTVADNLKEDILNKLIQLLDNEKIFKKFNLSIEKLAKQLQTNKKYLSIVINEEFGINYIDFINEYRIKESMFLLSDPEKNLKLSISGIAEESGFKSLSSFYRTFKNYTGITPSKFRQEAIAL from the coding sequence ATGCAAAAACTTAACTACACAAAAAAAGTATTAGCAATAATATTATTATTAATTTTACAAGCAACAACATCTGCCCAAAACCGTAATACAACTGACAGCTTAAAAAACATTACTGCCGAGACATCACACGATACTGTAAAAATACAAGCATATATTCAATTATCTTGTGAATACGAAAACTATGATCTTGATACTGCACTTTATTATTCCGACCGGGCATTAAAAAAATCTCTAAACATTAATTATAAAAAAGGAGTTGCCGATGCATACAGGCAAAAAGGTATATTAGCTATTTGCTTTGATGATTATAATTCAGCAGACAGCCTGATTAATATTGCAATTTCAATTTGCAGGGAAATCAATTATCCGGAAGGTATTATTAAATGCTTTGTTGCCCTTTCCGAAACGACTTATAAAAAAGGGGAATACCGTTTAACATTAGAATATTTATTAAATGCATTAAAAATTGCTGAAGATAATAATTATAAAATGCTTAAATCTTTAGTATTAGGTAATCTTGGCTTAGTTTACTTGGAAATGGGAGATTATGAAAAAGCAATAAAATACAATTTAAATATTTTAAAAATATTTGAGGAGCTTAATGATAAAAGACAAATTGCAAATTGCAATTTAAATATTGGCTGCTTCTATATCGAAATTGAAGAGCTGAACAAAAGTATGGGATTTTTTAATAATGCCTTAAAATCATTTATTGAACTTAACGATAAAAGACAACAAAGTAAATGCTTTACAAATATCGGCATTGTTTATAAAAAACAGAAAAAATACAAAGAAGCATTACTAAATTTTAATAAAGCTCTTGAAATTGATATAATAAACAATGACACTTATGAAATTTCAGCAGATTATAACCATATAGGAACTATTTACAGCAAATTTAATAAAAATATAAAAGCAAATGAATATTTTGCTGAATCGCTTAAAATAAAAACCCGGCTTGGTGATAAAATTGGCATGGCCTCTTGTTATTTAAATATTGCCTGTGTTGAAACAAAACTTAAAAATTATAAGATTGCTGAAGTATATTGTATAAAAAGCATAGAACTGTATAAACAGAACAAAGTACTTAACAGTCAAAGAAAAGCTCTTGAACAACTAACAAAAATTTACAATCTTACAGGACAATACAAAAAAGCGTTTAATACTCAGAATAAAGCAATTGCTTTTAAAGACAGCCTGTTTAATATAGAAAAAATTAGGAAAATAACACAATTAGAAGAAAAATATTTAACTGGAATTTTAGAAAAACAAAACCTTAAACTTAAATATGAAAACAAAATTCAGCAATCAAAAATATATAACCATAAAAAAACACATAAAATATATTTCACGGGATTATTTCTTAGCCTGTTTGCCGTTTCAATAATTCTTATCCAATACAAGAAAAAAAATAATGCATACAAGTTTCTCGTTAAAAAAAATATAAATTTATTAAATAAGGAAAAAGAATTAAAAGACATCAAGGAACAAAAAATTGTAAATAAACCGAATAACAATAAAAAAACAACAGTTGCCGATAATTTAAAAGAAGATATACTTAATAAACTGATACAATTGCTTGATAACGAAAAAATATTCAAAAAATTTAATTTATCAATAGAAAAACTTGCCAAACAACTGCAAACAAACAAAAAATATCTTTCAATAGTAATAAATGAAGAATTCGGGATAAACTATATTGATTTTATAAACGAATACCGTATAAAAGAATCAATGTTCTTACTTTCCGATCCCGAAAAAAACCTTAAATTATCAATATCCGGAATAGCAGAAGAATCCGGTTTTAAATCTCTTTCAAGTTTTTACCGGACTTTTAAAAATTATACAGGAATTACACCTTCCAAATTCAGGCAAGAAGCTATTGCCCTATAA
- a CDS encoding T9SS type A sorting domain-containing protein yields the protein MTLFFVVIFINMFGENITAQIISGVSSNNIADGENVVISGSGFGINSAIGTSNFQWLGNNIEDGTLDAIFSKTGWANKVNTPDLENTVPVYSATRSHSGSKSIKVDYSGTPYKGNFYWDAGSAIPSIYLTWWIYVDYDDASTGQWKIWRLTDDGAFEDCHPGFVQSCWNNGNGRMATLFQDSSLDSDWCTGSCAGWARCNPCPYPHNSRELYLGADDTPGPGAIEDRWVRMEYFIDMGTRGNTDGKFLYWFHDPESVTPTIHAVEELQFENIIMLKAEESTTYRYPIFGGFSGDGMDNLITYWDDMLVQVGTRSRVEIGDNPDWNYCTHREIQIPTAWSNNSITITANQGSFQDDDTAYLFVVDENGTVSNGYPITISTGSTGNIPPAGSDADNFILQQNNPNPFNTQTTISYQLPVKAHTTLKIYNIFGQEIRTLVNENQPAGEHSIIWNGTNASREPINSGIYFCILNINNKSVSTKKIVLLK from the coding sequence ATGACTTTGTTTTTTGTAGTAATATTTATTAATATGTTTGGGGAAAATATAACAGCACAAATTATTTCAGGAGTAAGTTCAAATAATATTGCTGATGGAGAAAATGTTGTTATCAGTGGGAGTGGGTTTGGAATAAATTCAGCAATTGGAACAAGCAACTTTCAATGGTTGGGAAATAATATTGAAGACGGAACACTTGATGCAATTTTTAGTAAAACAGGATGGGCCAATAAAGTTAATACACCGGATTTAGAGAATACCGTCCCTGTTTATTCTGCCACCAGGTCTCACTCCGGGTCAAAGTCAATAAAGGTAGATTATTCGGGGACTCCGTATAAAGGGAATTTTTATTGGGATGCAGGCAGTGCGATTCCGTCAATCTATCTAACATGGTGGATTTATGTTGATTATGATGATGCATCAACCGGACAGTGGAAGATTTGGAGATTGACTGATGATGGTGCTTTTGAAGATTGTCATCCCGGATTTGTTCAATCTTGCTGGAATAATGGCAATGGACGGATGGCCACATTATTTCAGGATAGTTCGTTAGATTCAGATTGGTGCACAGGTTCATGCGCAGGTTGGGCAAGATGTAATCCATGTCCATATCCTCACAATAGTCGGGAGTTATATCTCGGTGCCGATGATACTCCTGGACCTGGTGCGATTGAGGATAGATGGGTGCGTATGGAATATTTTATTGATATGGGGACACGAGGGAACACAGACGGTAAGTTTCTATATTGGTTTCATGACCCTGAAAGTGTAACACCTACAATCCATGCCGTTGAAGAACTTCAGTTTGAAAATATTATTATGTTAAAAGCGGAAGAATCAACGACATATAGATATCCAATATTTGGCGGTTTTTCCGGTGATGGGATGGATAATCTCATTACATATTGGGATGATATGTTAGTACAAGTTGGAACACGATCAAGAGTGGAAATCGGCGACAACCCTGACTGGAATTACTGCACCCACCGCGAAATCCAAATCCCCACAGCATGGTCAAACAACTCAATAACAATCACCGCCAACCAAGGTTCATTTCAGGATGACGATACTGCCTACCTATTTGTAGTAGATGAGAACGGAACTGTAAGCAATGGTTATCCGATAACTATCAGTACAGGAAGTACAGGCAATATTCCGCCTGCCGGTTCCGATGCTGATAATTTCATCTTACAACAAAACAACCCTAATCCTTTTAACACGCAAACAACAATCAGTTATCAATTACCCGTTAAAGCACACACAACACTCAAAATTTACAATATATTCGGACAAGAAATACGAACATTAGTAAATGAAAATCAACCTGCAGGCGAACATTCAATAATTTGGAACGGAACAAATGCAAGCAGAGAACCGATTAATTCCGGAATATATTTTTGCATATTGAATATCAATAATAAATCGGTTTCAACAAAAAAAATAGTGTTATTGAAATAA
- a CDS encoding AraC family transcriptional regulator gives MATINRNRILLILLFSLFNNTEVLCIETKADSLNRLLKTSEGTEKIEILNELITAYDTISYIKSLDYANQALELTRKYKSKEEVAASLDRIGKIQFYLNDYDKSIDYFLESLKIREKFGNKKEVSESYNNIGVIYLHLANYNKTPEYLQKALKYLQKAWNISENVEDKTFLKKLSVNLGIVYTQLADYDKSLEYYKKALNISKETSDNKMQSVCLNNIGIIYWYLEDYNKSLVYYLEALKINEKIRDKWSIANTSRNIGEVYIKLLDYNNSSLYLNKGLKIAEEINSKHLIKDLYVTFSELYYAKGDHKKAYEYHKLYSKVKESIFTEETGKNIAETEVKFETEKKEKEILQQKKIRNIYLIAFVFFISAIITVFIEYRKKNSAYKFLVKKNIDMINNEKELKNFKEYIITNKLNNTSSTTVTDDKKEEILCKLKQLFENDKIFKDFDLTIIKLAKYLSTNRSYLSKIINDEFGKNFSDFSNEYKIKEAVYLLSDPQTNSRLSIAGIAKESGFRSVSKFNPAFKKFTGITPSKFRNEATA, from the coding sequence ATGGCAACAATTAACAGGAATAGGATTTTATTAATATTATTATTCTCTCTTTTTAATAATACAGAGGTTTTGTGTATTGAAACAAAAGCAGACAGCCTTAACAGACTTCTTAAAACTTCTGAAGGCACAGAAAAAATTGAGATTTTAAATGAATTAATAACAGCTTATGATACAATATCATATATCAAGTCTTTAGATTATGCAAACCAAGCCCTTGAATTAACAAGAAAATATAAAAGTAAAGAAGAAGTTGCTGCTTCATTAGACAGGATTGGTAAAATACAATTTTACTTAAACGATTACGATAAATCAATTGATTATTTTCTTGAATCACTTAAAATACGAGAAAAATTCGGTAACAAAAAAGAGGTTTCAGAATCATATAACAATATTGGAGTAATTTACCTGCATTTAGCCAATTATAATAAAACACCGGAATATTTACAAAAAGCACTGAAATATTTACAAAAAGCTTGGAATATAAGCGAGAATGTAGAAGATAAAACGTTTTTGAAAAAGCTATCTGTCAATTTAGGGATTGTTTATACTCAATTGGCTGACTATGACAAGTCATTAGAATATTATAAGAAAGCATTAAATATTTCTAAAGAAACATCTGATAATAAAATGCAGTCTGTTTGTTTAAATAATATCGGAATAATTTATTGGTATTTAGAAGATTATAATAAAAGCCTTGTATATTATCTTGAAGCCCTGAAAATAAATGAAAAAATTAGAGATAAATGGAGTATTGCCAATACTTCAAGAAATATCGGGGAAGTTTATATAAAACTTTTGGATTATAACAATTCATCATTATATCTTAATAAAGGATTAAAAATTGCTGAAGAAATTAATTCAAAACACTTAATTAAAGATTTATATGTTACTTTTTCCGAATTATATTATGCAAAAGGTGATCACAAAAAAGCCTACGAATATCATAAACTGTATTCAAAAGTTAAGGAAAGTATATTCACTGAAGAAACCGGGAAAAACATTGCAGAAACGGAAGTGAAATTTGAAACTGAAAAAAAAGAAAAAGAAATTTTACAACAAAAAAAAATACGAAATATATATTTAATTGCATTTGTATTTTTTATATCTGCAATAATTACTGTTTTTATTGAATACCGTAAAAAAAACAGTGCTTATAAATTTCTTGTTAAAAAGAACATTGATATGATAAACAATGAAAAAGAACTAAAAAATTTTAAAGAGTATATAATTACAAATAAACTGAATAATACAAGTTCAACTACTGTAACTGATGATAAAAAAGAAGAAATACTATGTAAATTAAAACAATTGTTTGAGAATGATAAAATATTCAAGGATTTTGATTTAACAATAATTAAACTTGCAAAATATTTATCTACAAATCGCTCATACCTTTCCAAAATAATTAATGATGAATTCGGCAAAAATTTTTCCGATTTTTCAAACGAATATAAGATAAAAGAAGCCGTATATTTACTTTCCGACCCACAGACAAACTCAAGGTTATCAATAGCCGGTATAGCAAAAGAATCCGGTTTCAGGTCTGTTTCTAAATTTAACCCTGCTTTTAAAAAATTTACCGGTATTACACCTTCCAAATTCAGAAACGAAGCTACAGCGTAA